A stretch of the Aegilops tauschii subsp. strangulata cultivar AL8/78 chromosome 4, Aet v6.0, whole genome shotgun sequence genome encodes the following:
- the LOC120962599 gene encoding uncharacterized protein gives MENKEAAAAAAPAVPEKESQAASTCFKRTVAEDAGLMELAKDQYRQFKEAQGRDHWECIKNKVSSMFADPIFGGFKPDSTTNTPPSVESQ, from the coding sequence ATGGAGAACAAGGAGGCGGCTGCAGCGGCGGCGCCGGCCGTGCCGGAGAAGGAGTCGCAGGCGGCGTCGACGTGCTTTAAGAGGACGGTGGCCGAGGACGCGGGGCTGATGGAGCTGGCCAAGGACCAGTACCGGCAGTTCAAGGAGGCGCAGGGGAGGGACCACTGGGAGTGCATCAAGAACAAGGTCAGCTCCATGTTCGCCGACCCCATCTTCGGCGGCTTCAAGCCTGACTCCACCACCAACACGCCGCCGTCCGTCGAGTCGCAGTAG